The proteins below are encoded in one region of Scophthalmus maximus strain ysfricsl-2021 chromosome 4, ASM2237912v1, whole genome shotgun sequence:
- the socs4 gene encoding suppressor of cytokine signaling 4, whose translation MSEKKPRASDTRPKCGLRSWSADSYTWRGKKRSRSSRSGGGGSLSPGGPEAEGTEELGVRSTSCPRRRRERKCSCSALGDALTPADMDVVCRKALTRRSLRQKFQDAVGQCFPLRSHHHHHHHHHHHHHAPGSSRPFSVLFWSKRKIHVSELMQDKCPFSPKSELARCWHLIKSHATHPNSLRDMEAPLQPHVSSSSTSPPHTPLSWEDVCCSPGPGSTSLEDWDPSCPRGGAEGSNTDYILVPDLLQINNSPSYWGVLNRFEAEELLEGQPEGTFLLRDSAQDEFLFSVSFRRYSRSLHARIEQNGKRFSFDVRDPCMYRDPSVTGLLRHYSDPATCLFFEPLLSRPLPRTFPFSLQHLCRAVICSSTTYQGVNGLPLPPQLRDYLRQYHIKCEGACAV comes from the coding sequence ATGTCGGAGAAGAAGCCGCGAGCCTCAGACACGCGTCCCAAGTGTGGCCTCCGCAGCTGGAGTGCGGACAGCTATACGTGGCGGGGGAAGAAGCGCTCGCGGAGCTctcggagcggcggcggcggcagcttgAGTCCCGGGGGGCCCGAGGCGGAGGGCACGGAGGAGCTGGGCGTGCGGTCAACGTCCTGTCCGAGGCGGCGCAGGGAGCGGAAGTGCAGCTGCAGCGCCCTCGGGGACGCGCTGACGCCTGCCGACATGGACGTGGTGTGTCGGAAGGCCCTGACCCGGCGCTCTCTGCGGCAGAAGTTCCAGGACGCCGTGGGCCAGTGTTTCCCTCTGCgctctcaccaccaccaccaccaccaccatcaccaccaccaccacgcgcCAGGCTCCTCGCGGCCCTTCTCGGTGCTCTTCTGGTCCAAACGCAAGATCCACGTCTCGGAGCTCATGCAGGACAAGTGTCCCTTCTCGCCCAAGTCCGAACTGGCCCGGTGTTGGCACCTTATCAAGAGTCACGCCACGCACCCGAATTCCCTGAGGGACATGGAGGCGCCCCTCCAACCCCACGTGTCGTCTTCCTCTACGTCACCACCACACACGCCCCTCTCCTGGGAGGACGTCTGCTGCTCCCCTGGGCCTGGCAGCACCAGCCTGGAGGACTGGGACCCGTCTTGTCCACGTGGCGGAGCGGAGGGCAGCAACACCGACTACATCCTGGTGCCGGATCTCCTCCAGATCAACAACAGCCCCAGCTACTGGGGCGTGTTGAACCGCTTTGAGgccgaggagctgctggagggcCAACCGGAGGGGACCTTTCTGCTCCGGGACTCCGCCCAGGACGAGTTCCTCTTCTCGGTCAGCTTCCGGCGCTACAGCCGCTCCCTGCACGCGCGCATCGAGCAGAACGGCAAGCGCTTCAGCTTCGACGTGCGCGACCCGTGTATGTACCGGGACCCCAGCGTGACGGGGCTCCTCAGACACTACAGTGACCCGGCCACGTGCCTCTTCTTTGAGCCGCTGCTCTCGCGGCCGCTGCCGAGGACctttcccttctccctccagCACCTGTGCAGGGCCGTGATATGCAGCAGCACCACCTACCAGGGCGTCAACGgcctgccgctgccgccgcagcTCAGGGACTACCTCAGGCAGTACCACATCAAGTGCGAGGGGGCCTGCGCCGTGTGA